A stretch of the Apteryx mantelli isolate bAptMan1 chromosome 3, bAptMan1.hap1, whole genome shotgun sequence genome encodes the following:
- the TDRD6 gene encoding tudor domain-containing protein 6 has protein sequence MCSAPGVPGPGTAVSLRVCAADAHPEAPVVRLWGLLGERREDYARLRRDVQAAAGPRLAAAPDPTGPAAGGAELCAGELCLVELGGLWHRCRVVSCCDREYRVFLLDEGRTVPAAAYYLARGPEELFRLPPEVLGCVVADLVLFGGGRAVACGDLLVSTTRAVEFLGYLHGKEVSGLVREVMMPQHLIVLELPQLVTQMHHLGLAKQVTPSWFCLMLKHSLAHAHLQNQVKLQPPAHPLVTSAVPQLLRVFPLYQPVSPALDYFYPQLQLGVTEPVLVTQISDPHHMYCQLQSLSQEIHRLSDTMHQLYDGAAWEQDLLPKLGSPCAARGIGGHWYRALLLEVLAGEQDQQVAQVIFVDYGRKEFVTAANLRLLPVECFRMPVVTYPCALQGISHGGHGWSLSQISKLKALLLGKGVNAHIETFNSFEHLYYVSLYGEDAMNLNSLFGVQAHCLASSLMQVRQTETREQLKVESTAEDLGLPPGAPPVALMQRHLVSVPIVGVRLKLGAFYDAQISHLRDPSEFWLLLQEHHQLFSQLMQNMWNFYSQATNPDDVIRDLQPGSLCASRKNGAFHRAVITRVLDSAIEIHLVDRGDVVTVDGGEVKELLPQFRELPALALKCCLAGTSPLRGSWSEESVSAFRKIVLNKGLRIHVLGTQGDKYVVEILDQSQLGEKSVSKIMTQGGYAKYQRSEIPETLQKSSDQAARPGSSAGCAGEENRINMMERLGGESDPKRNDRALNPCMTLVKDGPVAIHSSKISESVPTEKKCKGTQNQPSSLAQNYLEMKPGSYGGQLEVGSTVNVVVSYVESPGYFWCQLSRNCHDLKILMAKIQEYCKNSSHPHIWPNPVCLAQYSEDEKWYRALIVSEVTSTENVEVIYVDYGNRELVSRTNLRSTNENFLNLKAQAFRCSLYNLIQPKGQDPFVWDEKAILAFQEFVDASSCHLELKCTIFALASINNKELFNIVDLMTPFQSACQFLIERGLARPLSPQKPLASSVQLHSYYYSMHDIKIGSEEDVYITHVDDPWKFYCQLARCTDVLAQLTENIGNLSKIVTSSKTSQNSGSLCLARYTDNHWYRGVVTKTKPNKEVFFVDFGNTELVRKEDLLPIPSSAYDVLLLPMQAIKCSLSDMSTVPKEATMWFKQAVLERQLKAIVVAKESDGKLLIELFDGNTQINAKLKERLRLTNSAELCRHAENETSGPRNADVKERNGTAESSSLYSGRPHERKKRSPRARRGEGSSKMHLKRKDINLFQTVTKRELAAELLESEKHGNNEDALLLNKVENRDCFSPIKKDKPSYVKSDTESQCIPFKNISDLPQKNIVPALKVLVYISYVNDPSDFYVQLVSDESQLNSISESLNSKTRVENPCGQLLQAGDLISAVYSEDSLWYRAVVRDKTSDNLISVQYIDYGNTSVVNVGQVCRLPEDSSSIPAISIHCLLSGLKCKKPTNWAEKAMLCFSQRTSEVQITCEFVEKAEDKWEVILSDSQGIITVDLVNENLPSREISHSTEVLDKRENSAEVVNVCEPLPPNEQNETSNVSGYKSFIWKIPEAGQTVKIYVTVVKGPEYFWSQGADTENIKYIEEKIKEAENLGLNSMNDCRSIKTGDICIAKYSEDGKYYRAKVSNIKGDNLVVQYVDYGTEETVGMEMVRQIPSELLKIPNQAFPCCLSGFNSSEGSWLSEAEDKFYSMTVELLLEAKVIESREDKASEVPLSVVELETCGKSINEEMKCFWKANTGTGDTAFLNLENPLKENMASSNNMDLCLEKETIATCQVLQEEDKSAVQGALLHLNTQKLHPRDIQNNVEANITAEAVEEHMSVKADDECKTAEHQISFDKETPLSEKESDNDVSLEPTRYCSLCVLGSDTKAAEQELSEVPFVEDAELKAEPIGAASAVSILLEDKQEKLLGWPLLRVQPPLGDEIGSLLELEQLQMHSSYDDLKEFILELESLSVQSLLGEKTEEALELESLEMQTTPGSEAKEEMLELESLEVPRLNDETGELAALKSFEIPSPLHERENLVPSVSDGAKTLELFPSDVQLSLEDKTQALELDLPGVHEVEAMQNDWMEVDPTLMLSLFGGGAEKQLELETCDMQLMLGAEIKQLLELVLPDVQPSQEDGDEDLLGLEQRLLQTSANSRSQFSFLTADLTNQRPVCTVKSCDCKIEKCREWQKKQGGSSVEEWMKQDLADSFKERGNKLLNEQSLDCKPVGEEIGQKQNENLADCCAEHSEYACNLKGFAVGSKCMVWTSLKWCEARILEVSEKGTRVLNLSSGSEEIVDPENVWNGIPDWACRPSEAVTHAPDTLPESLLKESVLQEKQTGCSSDLAEDPCVLQHS, from the exons atgTGCTCCGCGCCGGGGGTgcccggccccggcaccgccgTTTCCCTGCGGGTCTGCGCCGCGGACGCGCACCCGGAGGCGCCCGTCGTGCGGCTCTGGGGGCTGCTGGGCGAGCGCCGCGAGGACTACGCCCGCCTCCGCCGCGATGTccaggccgcggcggggccgcgcctgGCGGCCGCGCCGGACCCCACCGGACCAGCAGCCGGTGGAGCCGAGCTGTGCGCCGGGGAGCTGTGCCTGGTGGAGCTGGGTGGCCTCTGGCACCGCTGCCGCGTGGTGAGTTGCTGCGACCGGGAGTACCGCGTCTTCCTGCTCGATGAGGGCCGCACGGTGCCCGCGGCCGCCTATTACCTGGCACGGGGCCCTGAGGAGCTTTTCCGCCTGCCGCCTGAAGTGCTGGGCTGCGTCGTGGCTGACCTGGTGCTCTTTGGAGGTGGCAGGGCAGTGGCCTGCGGGGACCTGCTGGTCTCCACAACGAGGGCTGTGGAGTTTCTTGGTTACCTGCACGGCAAGGAGGTGTCTGGCCTGGTGCGGGAAGTGATGATGCCGCAGCACCTCATAGTGCTTGAGCTGCCCCAGCTCGTGACTCAGATGCACCACCTGGGCCTGGCCAAGCAGGTCACCCCCAGTTGGTtctgcctgatgctcaagcacagTCTGGCTCATGCCCACTTGCAGAACCAGGTCAAGCTGCAGCCTCCAGCTCATCCGCTCGTAACTTCTGCAGTGCCACAGCTCCTCCGTGTTTTCCCTTTGTATCAACCTGTGTCGCCTGCCTTGGATTACTTCTACCCGCAGCTTCAGCTGGGAGTGACAGAGCCTGTGCTAGTGACCCAGATCTCTGACCCGCACCACATGTATTGCCAGTTGCAGAGCCTGTCCCAGGAGATCCATCGCCTTTCTGATACCATGCACCAGCTTTATGATGGAGCCGCTTGGGAGCAGGATTTACTACCCAAACTGGGCTCGCCCTGTGCTGCCCGTGGCATTGGTGGCCACTGGTACCGAGCTCTCCTGCTGGAGGTTCTTGCTGGGGAGCAGGACCAACAAGTGGCCCAGGTGATCTTTGTGGACTATGGCAGGAAAGAGTTTGTGACAGCTGCTAACCTGCGCCTTTTGCCTGTTGAGTGTTTTCGCATGCCAGTGGTAACTTACCCGTGTGCCCTTCAGGGTATCTCGCATGGGGGTCATGGCTGGTCCCTATCCCAGATCAGCAAACTGAAAGCCTTGTTGTTAGGCAAGGGAGTGAATGCTCACATTGAAACTTTTAACTCCTTTGAACATCTCTATTATGTGAGCCTGTATGGTGAAGATGCCATGAACTTGAACAGTCTCTTTGGGGTGCAGGCTCACTGCCTGGCTAGCAGCCTTATGCAGGTCAGGCAAACCGAGACTCGGGAGCAGCTCAAAGTAGAATCCACAGCTGAAGATCTGGGGTTGCCACCAGGAGCACCTCCTGTTGCTTTAATGCAAAGACATTTGGTGTCTGTTCCTATAGTTGGCGTGCGTCTGAAGTTAGGTGCATTCTATGATGCGCAGATCTCCCATCTCCGAGATCCATCTGAGTTCTGGCTGCTGCTCCAGGAGCATCACCAGCTCTTCAGCCAGCTTATGCAGAATATGTGGAATTTTTACTCCCAGGCCACAAACCCAGATGATGTTATACGGGACCTGCAGCCTGGATCCCTTTGTGCCAGCAGGAAAAATGGTGCCTTTCATCGAGCTGTAATCACCAGGGTACTGGACAGTGCTATAGAAATACATCTGGTGGACAGAGGCGATGTGGTAACTGTAGATGGTGGTGAGGTAAAAGAGCTGCTCCCTCAGTTCAGGGAGCTACCTGCGTTGGCTCTGAAGTGTTGTTTGGCAGGTACCTCTCCTCTGAGGGGGAGTTGGAGTGAAGAATCTGTGTCTGCATTCAGAAAGATTGTGCTGAATAAAGGATTAAGGATTCATGTTTTAGGCACACAGGGTGATAAATACGTGGTTGAAATTCTTGACCAATCCCAATTAGGAGAGAAAAGTGTAAGTAAAATCATGACCCAGGGAGGATATGCTAAATACCAGAGGTCTGAAATACCTGAGACACTACAAAAATCATCTGATCAGGCTGCAAGGCCAGGTTCATCTGCAGGATGTGCTGGGGAGGAAAACCGAATAAATATGATGGAAAGACTTGGAGGAGAATCTGATCCAAAGAGAAATGATAGAGCATTAAATCCTTGTATGACTCTGGTCAAAGATGGTCCTGTTGCCATTCACAGTTCAAAGATTAGTGAATCTGTTCCTACTGAGAAAAAGTGTAAAGGCACGCAAAACCAGCCCTCCTCTCTTGCACAGAATTATCTGGAAATGAAGCCAGGTTCTTATGGAGGTCAATTAGAAGTTGGAAGTACAGTTAATGTAGTTGTATCATATGTTGAAAGTCCTGGTTATTTTTGGTGCCAATTAAGTAGAAATTGTCATGACCTTAAGATATTAATGGCCAAAATTCAGGAGTATTGTAAGAATTCATCTCACCCACACATCTGGCCAAATCCTGTATGCTTAGCCCAATACTCGGAGGATGAAAAATGGTACAGGGCTCTAATTGTTAGTGAAGTTACTTCTACAGAAAATGTAGAAGTGATATATGTTGACTATGGCAACAGAGAGTTGGTCTCGAGAACAAATCTCCGTTCAACTAATGAAAACTTTCTTAACCTAAAGGCTCAGGCTTTCAGGTGCAGCCTTTACAACTTAATCCAACCAAAAGGTCAGGATCCTTTTGTTTGGGATGAAAAAGCAATTCTGGCGTTTCAGGAGTTTGTTGATGCCTCATCGTGTCACTTGGAGCTGAAGTGTACAATATTTGCCTTGGCTTCGATAAACAATAAAGAGCTATTTAATATTGTGGACTTAATGACACCTTTTCAGAGTGCTTGCCAGTTTCTGATAGAAAGAGGTTTGGCTAGACCTTTATCACCTCAAAAACCTCTGGCATCCTCTGTTCAGCTTCATTCTTACTATTATTCTATGCATGATATCAAAATTGGGAGTGAGGAAGACGTTTATATTACACATGTTGATGATCCATGGAAATTTTACTGCCAGCTTGCAAGATGTACGGATGTCTTGGCACAGCTTACAGAAAACATTGGTAATCTAAGTAAAATAGTGACTAGTTCAAAAACCTCGCAAAATTCTGGAAGCTTGTGCCTTGCGAGGTATACTGACAATCACTGGTATAGGGGAGTagttacaaaaacaaaacctaaTAAGGAAGTCTTCTTTGTGGATTTTGGGAACACAGAGCTGGTAAGGAAAGAAGATCTGCTTCCTATACCCAGTAGTGCTTATGATGTCTTGCTTTTGCCAATGCAGGCCATAAAGTGTTCTTTGTCTGATATGTCTACTGTTCCAAAAGAAGCTACAATGTGGTTTAAACAAGCTGTCTTAGAAAGGCAATTAAAGGCAATAGTGGTGGCAAAGGAATCTGATGGCAAACTGTTGATTGAGTTGTTTGATGGTAATACTCAAATTAATGCAAAACTGAAGGAGAGGTTAAGATTAACAAACAGTGCAGAGCTGTGTAGGCATGCAGAAAATGAAACTTCAGGCCCTAGAAACGCAGATGTGAAAGAGAGGAATGGGACTGCAGAATCATCATCTTTGTACTCAGGAAGgcctcatgaaagaaaaaagcggAGCCCTAGAGCCCGAAGAGGAGAAGGGAGTAGCAAAATGCACTTAAAACGAAAAGATATAAACCTCTTCCAGACTGTTACAAAGAGAGAACTGGCAGCTGAATTACTGGAGTCTGAAAAGCATGGCAATAATGAAGATGCTTTGTTACTAAATAAAGTGGAGAATAGAGACTGCTTTTCCCCTATCAAGAAAGATAAACCATCTTATGTTAAATCTGATACTGAAAGCCAGTGTATaccatttaaaaacatatctgatctacctcagaagaACATAGTGCCAGCTCTTAAAGTGCTAGTGTACATTTCTTATGTGAATGATCCTTCAGATTTTTATGTTCAACTGGTAAGTGACGAGTCTCAACTTAACAGTATTTCAGAAAGCTTAAACAGTAAGACAAGAGTGGAGAACCCTTGTGGACAACTCTTGCAAGCAGGAGACTTAATCAGTGCTGTTTATTCAGAAGACAGCTTATGGTATAGAGCTGTAGTAAGAGATAAGACTTCTGATAATTTGATTAGTGTACAATATATTGATTATGGTAATACTTCAGTAGTTAATGTTGGTCAAGTGTGTAGACTCCCTGAAGACTCATCATCTATTCCAGCAATAAGTATTCACTGCTTACTCAGTGGACTTAAATGTAAAAAACCTACAAACTGGGCAGAGAAAGCAATGCTTTGCTTCTCCCAGAGAACAAGTGAAGTTCAGATAACATGTGAATTTGTAGAGAAAGCTGAGGATAAATGGGAAGTTATTCTCAGTGACAGTCAAGGTATAATAACAGTGGATTTAGTTAATGAAAACCTCCCAAGTAGGGAAATATCTCATTCAACAGAAGTACTtgacaaaagagaaaacagtgcTGAAGTGGTGAATGTGTGTGAGCCTTTGCCTCCTAATGAGCAAAATGAAACTTCCAATGTAAGTGGTTATAAATCATTTATCTGGAAGATACCAGAGGCAGGTCAAACAGTAAAAATTTATGTCACAGTAGTAAAAGGTCCTGAGTATTTTTGGAGTCAGGGTGCTGatacagaaaacataaaatacatagaggagaaaataaaggaagctgAAAATCTTGGACTAAACTCTATGAATGATTGCAGATCTATTAAAACTGGCGATATTTGTATAGCAAAATACAGTGAAGATGGGAAGTACTACAGAGCAAAAGTCAGCAACATAAAAGGTGACAATTTAGTTGTTCAATATGTGGATTATGGAACTGAGGAAACTGTTGGCATGGAGATGGTCAGACAAATTCCAAGTGAATTGCTCAAAATACCTAATCAAGCATTTCCTTGCTGTCTGTCAGGATTTAATTCCTCAGAGGGCTCATGGCTTAGTGAAGCAGAAGATAAGTTCTACAGTATGACTGTAGAACTCTTATTAGAAGCTAAAGTAATAGAAAGTAGGGAAGATAAAGCTTCTGAAGTTCCTCTGTCTGTTGTCGAGCTGGAAACTTGTGGGAAGAGTATTAATGAAGAGATGAAATGTTTTTGGAAGGCCAATACAGGAACTGGTGACACAGCTTTCTTAAACCTTGAGAACCCTTTAAAGGAGAACATGGCGTCAAGTAATAATATGGATCTTTGTCTTGAAAAAGAAACTATAGCTACTTGTCAAGTACTGCAGGAAGAAGATAAAAGTGCTGTGCAGGGTGCATTACTTCATTTGAACACACAGAAGTTACATCCAAGAGACATTCAGAACAATGTAGAAGCAAACATAACAGcggaagctgttgaagaacatATGTCTGTGAAAGCTGATGATGAATGTAAAACAGCTGAACATCAAATTAGCTTTGATAAAGAGACCCCTCTATCTGAAAAAGAGAGTGATAATGATGTGTCGCTAGAACCAACACGATATtgttctttgtgtgttttggggagtgACACAAAAGCTGCAGAACAAGAGCTATCTGAAGTACCATTTGTAGAGGATGCTGAGCTGAAAGCAGAACCGATTGGCGCTGCTTCAGCAGTCAGTATTCTCCTGGAAGATAAACAAGAAAAGCTGCTAGGATGGCCATTGCTCCGGGTACAGCCCCCTTTGGGGGATGAAATAGGCTCGTTACTGGAACTGGAACAATTACAAATGCACTCTTCATATGATGATCTGAAAGAGTTCATATTGGAGCTAGAGTCGCTTTCAGTGCAGTCCTTGCTTGgtgaaaaaacagaagaggctTTGGAGTTAGAGTCACTTGAAATGCAGACAACTCCAGGCAGTGAAGCAAAAGAGGAAATGTTGGAGCTGGAATCACTTGAAGTGCCACGCTTGAATGATGAGACAGGGGAATTGGCAGCTCTGAAATCTTTCGAAATACCATCACCGCTTCATGAGAGAGAGAACTTGGTGCCTTCAGTTAGCGATGGAGCGAAGACCTTAGAATTATTCCCATCTGATGTACAACTTTCTTTGGAAGATAAGACGCAGGCACTGGAATTGGATTTGCCTGGGGTTCATGAAGTGGAAGCTATGCAAAATGATTGGATGGAAGTAGATCCTACCCTGATGTTGTCTTTGTTTGGTGGTGGAGCTGAGAAACAACTGGAACTAGAGACCTGTGACATGCAGTTAATGCTAGGTGCTGAAATTAAGCAGCTTCTCGAGTTGGTGCTGCCTGATGTACAGCCTTCTCAGGAGGATGGAGATGAGGACTTGTTAGGGCTGGAACAGAGATTGTTGCAAACTTCTGCAAATAGCAGAAGTCAGTTTTCATTCCTTACAGCAGACTTGACGAATCAGAGGCCTGTTTGCACTGTAAAATCATGTGACTGCAAAATTGAGAAATGTAGGGAATGGCAAAAAAAGCAAGGTGGCAGTTCTGTGGAAGAATGGATGAAACAAGACTTGGCTGACTCATTTAAAGAACGTGGAAATAAACTTCTAAATGAGCAGTCCTTAGACTGTAAGCCTGTGGGTGAAGAAATaggacaaaagcaaaatgaaaacttgGCTGACTGCTGTGCAG AACACAGTGAGTATGCTTGTAATCTAAAGGGCTTTGCTGTCGGTTCCAAATGCATGGTGTGGACGTCTCTGAAGTGGTGCGAGGCTCGCATTTTGGAGGTATCTGAAAAAGGTACCAGG GTTTTGAATCTTTCCAGTGGCAGTGAGGAGATTGTGGATCCTGAGAATGTGTGGAATGGTATTCCTGATTGGGCTTGCAGACCATCTGAG GCAGTTACCCATGCACCAGATACCTTACCAGAGTCCTTACTAAAGGAGTCAGTACTTCAAG AAAAGCAAACTGGCTGCAGTTCAGATTTAGCTGAAGATCCTTGTGTCCTCCAGCATTCCTGA